A portion of the Saccharomyces paradoxus chromosome XV, complete sequence genome contains these proteins:
- the DFR1 gene encoding dihydrofolate reductase (Dihydrofolate reductase involved in tetrahydrofolate biosynthesis~similar to YOR236W), translating to MTGGKIPVVGIVACLQPDMGIGFLGGLPWRLPNEMKYFRQVTSLTKDSSKKNAVIMGRKTWESIPPKFRPLPNRMNVIISRSFQDDFAHDKERSIVRSNSLANALTNLENNFQEHLERIYVIGGGEVYNQIFSITDHWLITKINALDKNAIPAMDTFLDAKKLMEAFSEQCPAQLKEFLPPKVELPETDSDQRYSQEEKDYHFEFTLYNRK from the coding sequence ATGACTGGAGGAAAGATTCCTGTTGTAGGGATTGTGGCATGCCTACAGCCGGACATGGGGATAGGATTTCTTGGAGGCCTACCATGGAGGCTGCCCAATGAAATGAAGTATTTCAGGCAGGTCACTTCATTGACGAAAGATtcaagcaaaaaaaatgctgtGATAATGGGCAGAAAGACATGGGAGTCCATTCCACCCAAATTTCGCCCACTGCCAAATAGAATGAATGTCATTATCTCGAGAAGCTTCCAGGATGATTTTGCTCACGATAAAGAGAGATCAATAGTCCGAAGCAATTCGTTAGCAAACGCACTGACGAACCTAGAAAACAATTTCCAAGAGCATCTGGAAAGAATCTACGTGATTGGGGGTGGCGAAGTTTACAATCAAATCTTTTCCATTACAGATCATTGGCTCATCACAAAAATAAACGCACTAGATAAAAACGCGATTCCTGCTATGGATACTTTCCTTGATGCGAAGAAATTAATGGAAGCATTCAGCGAGCAATGTCCGGCCCAGTTAAAAGAATTTCTCCCCCCTAAGGTCGAGTTGCCCGAAACAGACTCTGATCAACGCTATTCGCAGGAGGAAAAAGattatcattttgaattcaCTCTG